A part of Streptomyces sp. NBC_00557 genomic DNA contains:
- a CDS encoding DUF72 domain-containing protein produces MTARILVGTCGWTDRALLTSGWYPPGHRDPERRLRHYATRFPVVEADSPYYALPAPRTTRLWAERTPPGFRFDVKAFSLLTGHPTRPAALPRDLRDRPRDEGLLHEVWSRYAEAIAPLRDSGRLGTLLFQYPPALTPGPDAEAFIRAARERARDWPFAVEFRNAAWWHSDRTTAFLRDLDATAVAVDAPGLPPTAPVTTPRLALIRFHGRSPHWGTGSKEDRFRHTYTTAELTEWLPRIRSLSAAAEEVHALFNNCCGDAAPKAAHALQTLLTTTVPRPRTAGRGRAGWCPPAAAGEDAAHPPGRQGAGPRTDTTRRGTD; encoded by the coding sequence GGCTGGACCGACCGCGCACTCCTGACGAGCGGCTGGTACCCGCCCGGCCACCGCGACCCGGAGCGCCGCCTGCGCCACTACGCGACCCGCTTCCCCGTCGTCGAGGCCGACTCCCCGTACTACGCCCTCCCCGCGCCCCGCACCACCCGCCTCTGGGCGGAGCGCACCCCACCCGGCTTCCGCTTCGACGTCAAGGCCTTCTCCCTCCTCACCGGCCACCCCACCCGCCCCGCCGCCCTGCCCCGGGACTTACGCGACCGCCCCCGCGACGAGGGCCTCCTTCACGAGGTCTGGAGCCGCTACGCCGAGGCCATCGCCCCCCTGCGCGACTCCGGCCGCCTGGGCACCCTCCTTTTCCAGTACCCGCCGGCCCTGACCCCCGGCCCGGACGCCGAGGCCTTCATCCGCGCCGCCAGGGAACGCGCCCGGGACTGGCCCTTCGCCGTGGAGTTCCGCAACGCCGCCTGGTGGCACAGCGACCGTACGACCGCCTTCCTCAGGGACCTGGACGCCACAGCCGTGGCCGTCGACGCGCCCGGCCTCCCCCCGACGGCCCCCGTCACCACACCCCGCCTGGCCCTGATCCGCTTCCACGGCCGCAGCCCGCACTGGGGCACGGGCAGCAAGGAGGACCGCTTCCGGCACACCTACACCACCGCCGAACTCACCGAGTGGCTGCCACGCATCCGATCCCTGTCGGCAGCGGCCGAGGAGGTCCACGCCCTCTTCAACAACTGCTGCGGCGACGCGGCGCCGAAGGCGGCGCACGCCCTGCAGACCCTGCTGACCACGACGGTGCCGCGGCCGCGCACGGCGGGAAGGGGACGTGCCGGGTGGTGTCCGCCCGCAGCGGCCGGCGAAGACGCGGCTCACCCACCCGGAAGACAGGGCGCCGGACCGAGGACGGACACCACCCGGCGCGGCACCGACTGA